Proteins from a genomic interval of Nostoc sp. TCL240-02:
- the chrA gene encoding chromate efflux transporter yields the protein MTNSAPSRLGELAKLFFKLGVIGFGGPVAHIAMIEDEVVKRRQWLTREHFLDLLGATNLIPGPNSTEMAIHIGYIYAGWLGLIVSGVCFVLPAVLITGGFAWVYVAYGTLPQVAPLLYGIKPAVLAIIINALWGLAKKAVKTRQLLVIALAVALITLLFKLNEVIALLVGGLLGMVWLHSGDKNDKPGDKANFLIASLTTGATLKASTVVAASVATASTATNVSLWQLGWFFLKVGSVLFGGGYLLVAFLQGGLVQEYGWLTQQQLLDAIAIGQFTPGPVLSTATFIGYIIAGIPGAIVATIGIFLPSFVFVAALNPLIPRLRASSWTRAFLDAVNVSAVALMVVTTLQLGAATLRLPQAPFVDFLGLAIAIVSAILAIRFRINAAWLVFGSAFIGWGVTLLGYTR from the coding sequence CACCAAGTCGTTTGGGTGAACTCGCCAAACTGTTTTTTAAACTTGGCGTTATCGGCTTTGGGGGCCCGGTTGCCCATATTGCCATGATTGAAGATGAAGTGGTTAAGCGTCGTCAGTGGTTGACAAGGGAGCATTTTCTGGATTTGCTGGGCGCAACTAACCTAATTCCTGGGCCAAATTCCACAGAAATGGCTATCCATATAGGATACATCTATGCAGGTTGGCTGGGGCTGATTGTCTCAGGTGTTTGTTTTGTCTTACCTGCGGTTCTAATTACTGGGGGGTTTGCTTGGGTTTATGTTGCCTACGGCACTTTACCTCAAGTAGCTCCCCTCCTTTATGGCATTAAACCGGCTGTTTTAGCAATCATCATCAATGCCCTCTGGGGCTTGGCAAAAAAGGCTGTGAAAACTCGCCAATTGTTGGTAATTGCTTTGGCTGTTGCATTAATAACATTATTATTCAAATTAAATGAAGTAATTGCCCTATTAGTTGGGGGATTGCTGGGTATGGTTTGGTTACATTCTGGTGATAAAAACGACAAGCCAGGAGATAAAGCCAACTTTCTCATTGCTAGTCTTACCACAGGCGCGACTTTAAAGGCATCAACAGTTGTTGCTGCATCGGTAGCTACCGCATCTACTGCAACCAACGTTTCTCTATGGCAGTTAGGTTGGTTTTTTCTGAAAGTCGGTAGTGTGTTGTTTGGTGGTGGCTACCTTTTGGTAGCTTTTCTCCAAGGAGGATTAGTTCAAGAATATGGCTGGCTGACACAACAGCAGTTACTAGATGCGATCGCAATTGGTCAATTTACTCCCGGGCCAGTACTTTCCACTGCTACATTTATTGGATATATCATTGCTGGCATCCCTGGCGCAATCGTTGCCACAATCGGAATTTTTCTACCTTCTTTTGTTTTCGTTGCTGCCCTGAATCCCTTAATTCCCCGCTTACGGGCCTCTTCTTGGACTAGAGCATTTTTGGATGCTGTGAATGTTAGTGCTGTAGCGCTAATGGTTGTTACCACCCTGCAACTGGGGGCAGCCACCTTAAGATTACCACAAGCTCCATTTGTAGATTTTCTCGGCTTGGCGATCGCGATCGTCTCAGCTATTTTAGCTATTCGTTTCCGCATCAATGCTGCATGGCTAGTTTTTGGTAGCGCTTTTATTGGATGGGGCGTTACACTCTTGGGCTACACTCGTTGA
- a CDS encoding glutathione S-transferase family protein, whose product MSIQNTVSNWEELLEIAQKSTPARRVRRPGKSPSTAPIPSSLHKLPPDTEPPVLLYRDTNSWCPFCERVWFALEEKEIPFATEFIDLTNKPKWYTDLVPTTLVPAARIEGKLVYESKDILLALEERFGSTLLPEDPEENAVARQWLEEAETNGVRDIAYKFLRQAPEDPHELASLQTAFEAKLDELEQLLGKYSGPYFLSTFSVVDITYSPHLDRLAANLPVYRGYHLKGNPRYPRINAWFEALKQRPAYHRVKSDDTTNNLLLRRRWGVIPISNPLPPDPAISQEIQFRAEAAERLADNREVALGDILKNSGVQALAVNGDTTAVKEAVDFHLRLLADYLINGNGAALPWGRVGGKDNADPNVAAVGAITLAYVRNRICAPRDMSAGAATAFRAAADKVLASLY is encoded by the coding sequence ATGTCAATTCAAAACACCGTATCTAATTGGGAAGAACTATTAGAAATTGCTCAAAAAAGTACCCCAGCTCGACGAGTGCGTAGACCAGGGAAATCCCCCTCCACCGCTCCTATTCCTAGCAGCCTTCATAAACTACCACCAGATACAGAACCGCCAGTATTGCTCTACCGCGATACTAACTCTTGGTGTCCATTTTGCGAACGGGTTTGGTTTGCTCTTGAAGAAAAAGAAATTCCCTTTGCAACGGAGTTTATCGACTTGACTAACAAGCCTAAATGGTATACAGATTTAGTTCCTACAACCCTTGTTCCGGCTGCCAGAATTGAAGGAAAGTTAGTCTATGAATCCAAGGATATTCTGTTAGCATTAGAAGAACGATTTGGTTCAACTTTGCTTCCTGAAGACCCAGAGGAAAACGCAGTTGCTAGGCAGTGGCTTGAAGAAGCTGAAACCAATGGTGTGAGAGATATCGCTTACAAATTTCTCCGACAAGCCCCGGAAGATCCTCATGAATTAGCAAGCTTACAGACAGCTTTTGAAGCTAAATTAGACGAACTTGAGCAACTTCTAGGAAAGTATTCTGGCCCCTACTTTTTGTCAACATTTAGCGTGGTAGATATTACCTATAGCCCCCATTTAGATCGCTTGGCGGCTAACTTACCTGTTTATCGGGGATATCACCTCAAGGGAAATCCTCGGTATCCTCGCATCAACGCTTGGTTTGAAGCACTCAAACAGCGTCCTGCTTATCACCGCGTCAAATCCGATGATACCACCAACAATTTACTTTTGCGTCGCCGATGGGGTGTGATACCAATCAGCAATCCTTTGCCCCCAGATCCAGCAATTAGCCAGGAAATCCAATTTAGGGCAGAGGCGGCTGAGAGATTGGCTGATAACCGAGAAGTTGCTTTAGGAGACATCCTGAAAAACTCCGGTGTGCAAGCATTGGCGGTTAATGGCGACACAACAGCCGTTAAAGAAGCGGTTGATTTCCACCTCAGATTGCTGGCTGACTATCTGATTAATGGCAACGGTGCAGCATTACCGTGGGGGCGCGTGGGCGGCAAAGACAACGCCGATCCGAATGTGGCTGCGGTTGGAGCCATTACACTCGCTTATGTGAGAAATCGGATCTGTGCGCCACGGGATATGAGCGCTGGTGCAGCAACTGCATTCCGGGCAGCAGCAGATAAGGTGTTGGCATCTCTTTATTAG
- a CDS encoding DUF58 domain-containing protein, with protein MLPSKRVYLLLVLGIAIAPILCLFLSIKTAIAIIVLFDAIILGLMVADGLQVRRSRVQITRELPSRLSIGRDNPVILKVTSPNTNALIEICDYYPTGFGVSTLTHRAIIPSNTTQELTYTVNPTQRGEFPWGNIQVRQLGIWGLAWDDWQISQSLPVKVYPDLVGLRSLTIRLTLQSSGSMRQSRKTGIGTEFAELRNYRTGDDLRFIDWKATARRVGAYGNATPLVRVLEPEQEQTLLILLDRGRLMTAKVQNLQRFDWGLNATLSLALAGLHRGDRVGVGVFDRQMHTWIPPERGQHHLNQLIDRLTPIQPVLFESDYLGAVTNVLQRQTRRALVVVITDLVDVTASTELLAALSKLAPRYLPFCVTLRDPQVDHLAHTFTDNVTEAYARAVALDLLMQRQVAFAQLKQKGVLVLDAPANQIADQVVERYLQLKARNQL; from the coding sequence ATGCTTCCTTCCAAACGAGTTTATTTGTTGCTAGTTTTAGGTATAGCGATCGCCCCGATCCTATGCCTTTTTCTTAGCATTAAAACAGCGATTGCCATTATTGTGCTATTTGATGCCATAATTCTCGGATTGATGGTTGCAGATGGCTTACAGGTGCGGCGTTCTCGCGTGCAAATTACCCGCGAATTGCCATCCCGATTATCCATTGGGCGGGATAATCCAGTCATCCTAAAAGTAACATCGCCGAATACCAACGCCTTAATTGAAATCTGCGATTACTACCCAACAGGATTTGGTGTATCAACACTCACACACCGGGCAATTATTCCTAGTAATACCACCCAAGAATTGACATATACTGTCAATCCAACACAGCGCGGCGAGTTCCCTTGGGGAAATATTCAAGTCCGACAGTTGGGAATTTGGGGATTAGCTTGGGATGATTGGCAAATTTCCCAAAGTTTGCCAGTGAAAGTTTATCCTGATTTGGTGGGATTGCGATCGCTCACAATTCGTTTAACATTGCAATCATCAGGATCAATGCGACAATCTCGTAAAACTGGTATTGGTACAGAGTTTGCTGAACTACGGAACTATCGCACTGGTGACGATTTGCGGTTTATTGATTGGAAGGCTACCGCCCGTCGGGTTGGGGCTTATGGGAATGCAACGCCACTGGTGAGGGTCTTAGAACCAGAACAGGAACAAACTTTACTCATCTTGCTCGATCGCGGACGATTGATGACCGCAAAGGTGCAGAATTTACAGCGATTTGACTGGGGTTTGAATGCAACCTTATCCTTAGCATTGGCGGGGTTACATCGAGGCGATCGCGTTGGTGTTGGTGTATTTGACCGCCAAATGCACACATGGATTCCCCCAGAACGTGGTCAACATCATTTAAATCAGCTAATAGATCGCCTAACTCCAATTCAACCAGTCTTATTTGAATCTGATTATTTAGGGGCGGTAACAAATGTTTTACAGCGACAAACTCGGAGGGCGCTTGTAGTCGTAATTACCGACTTAGTTGATGTCACCGCCTCTACGGAACTCTTGGCTGCACTCTCCAAATTAGCGCCTCGCTATCTGCCATTTTGTGTTACTTTGCGAGATCCACAAGTTGACCATTTGGCACACACTTTTACAGATAATGTTACAGAAGCTTATGCCCGTGCAGTCGCACTCGATTTATTAATGCAAAGACAAGTAGCATTCGCTCAATTGAAACAAAAAGGTGTATTAGTACTAGATGCACCAGCAAATCAAATTGCCGATCAGGTAGTTGAGCGATATCTGCAACTCAAAGCGCGGAATCAACTTTAG
- a CDS encoding nitrate ABC transporter ATP-binding protein (This model describes the ATP binding subunits of ATP-binding cassette (ABC) transporters for nitrate transport, or for bicarbonate transport, in bacteria and archaea.), which yields MQNRNFTATNTIGKPLSSATTTRRPFLEIKDVTKVYPTKKGPFTVLDGVNLNVEQGEFICVIGHSGCGKSTLLNMVSGFNFPTSGEVLLEGEPITKPGPDRMVVFQNYALLPWRTAFENIYLAVNAVYPNKPQAEKRAIVRDHLAMVGLADAMEKKPMQMSGGMRQRVSIARALAIRPKVLILDEPFGALDAITKEELQEELLKIWGDNRCTVLMITHDIDEALFLADKLVMMTNGPHAKIGEVMEIPFSRPRDRARIMEDPQYYQLRNYALDFLFNRFAHDDVG from the coding sequence ATGCAAAACCGCAACTTTACAGCTACAAACACAATAGGAAAACCATTATCCTCTGCAACCACCACCCGCAGACCTTTCCTAGAAATTAAAGACGTTACCAAAGTCTACCCCACAAAAAAAGGCCCCTTCACCGTACTCGACGGCGTTAACCTCAACGTCGAACAAGGCGAATTTATTTGCGTTATCGGCCACTCCGGCTGTGGCAAATCGACACTACTAAATATGGTATCCGGTTTTAACTTTCCCACCTCCGGCGAAGTCTTACTCGAAGGAGAACCAATTACCAAACCAGGCCCAGACAGGATGGTTGTCTTCCAAAACTATGCCCTGCTACCGTGGCGGACTGCTTTTGAAAACATCTATTTAGCTGTTAACGCCGTTTATCCCAACAAACCACAAGCTGAAAAAAGAGCGATCGTGCGCGATCATTTAGCAATGGTGGGACTGGCTGATGCAATGGAAAAGAAACCAATGCAAATGTCCGGGGGGATGAGACAACGGGTTTCCATCGCCCGTGCTTTGGCGATTCGTCCCAAAGTCTTAATTTTAGATGAACCCTTTGGAGCGCTGGATGCCATCACCAAAGAAGAATTACAAGAAGAATTGCTGAAAATTTGGGGCGATAACCGTTGTACAGTACTGATGATTACCCATGATATCGACGAAGCACTATTTTTGGCAGATAAATTGGTAATGATGACCAATGGCCCACACGCAAAAATTGGCGAAGTCATGGAAATTCCCTTTTCTCGTCCCCGCGATCGCGCCCGCATCATGGAAGATCCCCAATACTACCAACTACGTAATTATGCTCTGGATTTCCTCTTTAACCGCTTTGCCCATGATGACGTAGGTTAA
- a CDS encoding nitrate ABC transporter ATP-binding protein (This model describes the ATP binding subunits of ATP-binding cassette (ABC) transporters for nitrate transport, or for bicarbonate transport, in bacteria and archaea.), protein MFVAVDQIEKVFELTGGGKYIALKGIDLQIKKGEFVSLIGHSGCGKSTLLNMIAGLDLPTEGLVTLEGQRITKPGPDRMVVFQNYSLLPWRTVRENIALAVDSVMRGISAEERNAIIEKHIDMVGLRPHADKQPGMLSGGQKQRVAIARALAIRPKLLLLDEPFGALDALTRGNLQEQLMQICEENQVTAVMVTHDVDEAVLLSDRIVMLTNGPESKIGDILEVDIPRPRKRMEVVEHPSYYSLRSEMIYFLNQQKRIKKIRARKTADIARHGLEKVNLEIGFLPLTACAPLAVAKEKGFFAKHGLDEVNLVRESNWRGIVDGISGGYLDAAQMPSGMPMWLTLGGHNNQPLPVVTALTMTRNGNAITLAKHFYDQGVQTLSDFKRYLLRTREQRHTMGVVHPASMHNLLLRYWLAAGGIDPDCDVDMKTIPPAQMVADLKAGSIDGYCVGEPWNYRAAVEGVGFTIATDLEVWLGHPGKVLGVRENWAETYPNTHIALTKALLEACQYCANPDNAQEIRQILAGRDYVSTDLEYIQLEDPDNNVCSLDHPLRDYAHHQFYSESAINRPSRTEQIWIMSQLARWGDTPFPRNWVEVVERVCRVRVFSTAARELGLDISYIRQPIKLFDGTPFNADEPIAYLNSLTIKRDFSVAEVVLDAPRRKLAS, encoded by the coding sequence ATGTTCGTAGCTGTCGATCAAATTGAAAAAGTTTTTGAATTAACTGGTGGTGGCAAATATATCGCCCTTAAAGGAATCGACCTCCAAATTAAAAAAGGAGAATTCGTTTCTTTAATTGGTCACTCCGGTTGCGGTAAATCCACTCTATTAAATATGATTGCGGGTTTGGATTTGCCAACCGAGGGTCTTGTCACCTTAGAAGGACAGAGGATCACCAAACCTGGCCCAGATAGAATGGTGGTGTTCCAAAATTATTCGCTATTACCTTGGCGAACGGTAAGAGAAAATATTGCCCTCGCTGTAGACTCGGTAATGAGGGGTATATCCGCCGAGGAACGCAACGCCATTATCGAAAAACATATTGATATGGTGGGTTTGCGTCCCCATGCTGACAAACAGCCGGGGATGTTATCAGGTGGACAAAAGCAACGAGTTGCGATCGCCCGCGCCCTAGCAATTCGCCCCAAATTACTCTTGCTAGATGAACCCTTTGGTGCGTTAGATGCCCTCACACGCGGCAATTTGCAAGAACAACTGATGCAAATCTGCGAAGAAAATCAAGTTACCGCCGTGATGGTGACACATGATGTCGATGAAGCGGTGCTGTTATCTGACAGAATCGTGATGCTAACCAACGGCCCCGAATCTAAAATTGGTGACATTTTAGAAGTAGATATTCCCAGACCCCGCAAGCGGATGGAAGTAGTAGAACATCCTAGCTACTACAGCTTGCGGAGTGAGATGATTTACTTCCTCAATCAGCAAAAACGCATCAAGAAAATTCGGGCGCGGAAAACTGCCGACATAGCCCGTCATGGATTAGAAAAAGTTAACCTAGAAATTGGCTTTTTACCTCTAACAGCTTGCGCCCCCTTAGCAGTTGCTAAAGAAAAAGGTTTCTTTGCCAAGCATGGTTTAGATGAAGTTAACCTTGTGCGCGAAAGCAACTGGCGGGGTATCGTCGATGGCATAAGCGGCGGTTATTTGGATGCGGCTCAAATGCCTTCCGGGATGCCAATGTGGTTAACTTTGGGAGGACATAATAACCAACCTCTGCCTGTTGTTACCGCCCTAACCATGACTCGCAACGGTAACGCCATCACCTTGGCAAAACACTTTTACGACCAAGGCGTGCAAACCTTATCAGATTTCAAAAGATATCTGCTTCGCACCCGCGAACAAAGGCACACAATGGGGGTAGTACATCCCGCATCTATGCACAACTTGTTGCTGCGTTACTGGCTAGCGGCTGGTGGAATTGACCCCGATTGCGATGTGGATATGAAGACCATTCCTCCAGCGCAGATGGTAGCCGACTTAAAAGCCGGAAGCATTGATGGGTACTGCGTGGGCGAACCTTGGAACTACCGCGCTGCTGTGGAAGGTGTCGGCTTTACCATTGCTACCGACTTAGAAGTTTGGTTGGGACACCCCGGTAAAGTTCTTGGTGTGCGGGAAAATTGGGCAGAAACCTATCCAAATACGCACATTGCTTTAACCAAAGCTTTATTAGAAGCTTGCCAGTATTGTGCAAATCCCGACAATGCCCAAGAAATTCGGCAAATTTTAGCAGGGCGAGATTATGTTAGTACAGATTTAGAATACATTCAACTCGAAGATCCAGATAATAATGTCTGTAGCTTAGATCATCCCTTACGAGACTATGCTCATCACCAGTTTTATTCTGAATCTGCCATTAACCGCCCCAGCCGCACCGAACAAATTTGGATTATGAGTCAATTGGCGCGTTGGGGTGACACTCCCTTCCCCAGAAATTGGGTAGAAGTTGTGGAACGGGTTTGTCGAGTGCGTGTTTTCAGTACCGCCGCACGAGAATTAGGTTTGGATATTAGCTATATTCGCCAACCGATCAAACTCTTTGATGGTACTCCCTTTAACGCCGACGAGCCGATCGCCTATCTCAACAGTTTGACAATTAAACGTGATTTTTCAGTCGCCGAAGTTGTTCTTGATGCACCAAGAAGAAAACTCGCGTCATAA
- the ntrB gene encoding nitrate ABC transporter permease, translating to MTIAQKRPASPRLNNSFISGLQKQFPNLIPPAIAIAIFLVLWQLFAWTPGATLPGPIQVVQDTWVLIFWPFYDRGGLDKGLFWQILASLKRVAISYTLAAIVGIGLGVLIGVNKTMSKALDPIFQLLRTVPPLAWVPISLAALRQNEPAALFVIFITAIWPILINTAVGVTQIPQDYNNVAKVLQLSRKEYFTNILIPAALPYIFTGLRIAIGLAWLAIIAAEIVMSGIVGIGFFIWDAYQNNNVSEVILALVYIGVVGLLLDKAMGWLQNKILPAEQK from the coding sequence ATGACAATAGCTCAAAAACGCCCTGCAAGCCCTAGATTGAATAATAGCTTTATATCCGGTTTGCAAAAGCAATTTCCTAATCTGATACCACCAGCGATCGCGATCGCAATCTTCCTCGTTCTCTGGCAACTTTTCGCTTGGACTCCGGGCGCTACATTACCAGGGCCAATACAGGTTGTTCAAGATACTTGGGTTCTCATTTTTTGGCCATTTTATGACCGGGGTGGGCTGGATAAAGGTTTATTTTGGCAGATTCTCGCCAGTCTGAAACGGGTTGCGATCAGTTATACCCTAGCTGCGATCGTTGGTATTGGCTTGGGCGTTTTGATTGGTGTCAATAAAACCATGTCTAAAGCTTTAGATCCGATCTTTCAACTACTGCGGACTGTACCGCCTCTAGCTTGGGTTCCGATTTCTTTAGCAGCTTTACGACAAAACGAACCAGCCGCCTTATTCGTAATTTTCATTACTGCGATTTGGCCCATCTTAATTAACACTGCTGTCGGCGTTACCCAAATTCCCCAAGATTACAACAATGTCGCCAAAGTTCTGCAACTTAGCCGCAAAGAATATTTCACTAATATTTTGATTCCGGCGGCATTACCCTACATATTTACCGGTTTGAGAATTGCGATCGGTTTAGCTTGGTTAGCCATTATCGCCGCCGAAATCGTCATGTCCGGTATTGTCGGAATTGGCTTTTTTATCTGGGATGCCTATCAAAATAACAACGTCAGCGAAGTTATTTTAGCTCTAGTTTATATCGGTGTCGTTGGTTTACTCCTAGATAAAGCGATGGGTTGGCTGCAAAACAAGATTTTACCAGCAGAGCAGAAATAG